One stretch of Comamonas testosteroni DNA includes these proteins:
- a CDS encoding SPOR domain-containing protein, protein MPSASDTPPPALAPARQEPVLDQPLRSDASPLPASIAGAFAAAAYSMQHSLQHEAEQTAAPEEEDSGLLPQLYASRLSPRSRDFYLAQFKRFDALDRSLPSWNMAAALLTLAWCSLHGLWREAAKYLAAVTATALIWWFGLRPALPEAMALGLGIALWLVAVAVPGLLGNGWYWRKIRAQTLQAITDAPNMAAAHAALQAQVDAPRNRTAAMLVLALPVAAAAGAGLALLPAENTAPQPSAAPAAIARPAADSATGAAAPRPMTSPAPADPAATQPETRPPEPVPPPAAGTGSSAGKAAPQAPAPVPDKTAVLAEPSDKPPATQADRPAAETKEQPVKEASKAAPQASSDLVPGKFYLNLGVYSEAGNADKVLAQLQKSRLPALTQKMASNKGEVTRVRSGPFESRKRAEKAARKLQAANIDAGIFQSAEGAHKP, encoded by the coding sequence ATGCCTTCCGCTTCGGACACCCCACCCCCTGCGCTCGCCCCTGCCCGCCAGGAACCTGTGCTGGACCAGCCTCTGCGCTCGGACGCCAGCCCCCTGCCTGCCTCCATTGCCGGAGCCTTTGCAGCAGCAGCCTATTCCATGCAGCACAGTCTTCAACACGAGGCCGAGCAGACCGCTGCGCCCGAAGAAGAGGACAGCGGTCTGCTGCCTCAGCTCTATGCCAGCCGCCTGAGCCCACGTTCACGCGACTTTTACCTGGCCCAGTTCAAGCGCTTCGATGCACTGGACCGCAGCCTGCCCAGCTGGAACATGGCGGCCGCCTTGCTGACCCTGGCCTGGTGCAGCCTGCATGGTTTATGGCGCGAGGCTGCGAAATACCTGGCAGCCGTCACGGCAACCGCGTTGATCTGGTGGTTTGGCCTGCGCCCGGCTCTGCCCGAGGCCATGGCCCTGGGCCTGGGCATTGCTCTGTGGCTGGTCGCCGTGGCCGTACCCGGCTTGCTGGGCAATGGCTGGTACTGGCGCAAGATCAGGGCCCAGACGCTGCAGGCGATTACGGACGCGCCCAATATGGCCGCCGCCCATGCAGCCTTGCAGGCGCAGGTCGACGCTCCTCGCAACAGAACCGCAGCCATGCTGGTGCTGGCCCTGCCTGTTGCAGCGGCCGCAGGCGCGGGCCTGGCCTTGCTGCCCGCCGAAAATACGGCGCCGCAGCCAAGTGCGGCACCCGCAGCCATCGCCCGGCCCGCTGCCGACAGCGCCACCGGCGCCGCCGCTCCTCGCCCCATGACAAGCCCGGCGCCGGCAGATCCTGCGGCCACCCAGCCCGAAACCCGACCGCCGGAGCCAGTGCCCCCCCCCGCAGCCGGGACGGGCAGCAGCGCCGGCAAAGCGGCGCCCCAGGCCCCTGCCCCGGTGCCAGACAAGACAGCAGTCCTAGCCGAGCCCAGCGACAAGCCGCCGGCAACACAGGCTGACCGGCCTGCGGCAGAGACCAAAGAGCAGCCCGTAAAAGAGGCCTCGAAGGCGGCGCCGCAAGCCAGCTCGGATCTGGTTCCTGGCAAGTTCTATCTGAATCTGGGCGTCTATTCCGAGGCCGGCAATGCCGACAAGGTACTGGCGCAGCTGCAAAAGTCCAGATTGCCTGCGCTGACGCAGAAGATGGCCAGCAACAAGGGAGAAGTCACCCGAGTACGCAGCGGCCCCTTCGAGAGCCGAAAGCGCGCTGAAAAGGCTGCGCGCAAGCTGCAGGCCGCAAATATCGATGCCGGCATCTTTCAAAGTGCAGAAGGCGCCCACAAGCCATAG
- a CDS encoding non-canonical purine NTP pyrophosphatase yields the protein MKIVLASNNRGKLVELQAMFAPLGVELIRQGDLFEGEAPEPYGTFVENALSKARFAAEKTGLPAIADDAGMCVDHFGGLPGVDTAYYCTQFGYEKSDDNNVRALLEQMQGVANRRAAMVSTLVGVRSPKDPEPLIAVGRVQALLTTERRGSNGFGFDPVLLIPELGLTFAEMEPELKHAHSHRGLSSRKMIAMVKERWL from the coding sequence ATGAAAATTGTGCTGGCATCCAATAACCGCGGAAAGCTCGTCGAGTTGCAGGCCATGTTTGCCCCGCTGGGCGTGGAGCTGATCCGCCAGGGCGATCTGTTCGAGGGAGAAGCTCCCGAGCCCTATGGCACCTTTGTAGAGAATGCTCTGTCCAAGGCGCGCTTTGCGGCCGAGAAGACCGGCTTGCCCGCCATTGCGGATGACGCCGGCATGTGTGTGGATCATTTCGGCGGTCTGCCCGGTGTGGACACGGCCTACTATTGCACCCAGTTCGGCTACGAGAAAAGCGACGACAACAATGTGCGTGCGCTGCTCGAGCAGATGCAGGGCGTGGCCAACCGCCGTGCCGCCATGGTCAGCACCCTGGTGGGCGTGCGCTCGCCCAAGGACCCCGAGCCGCTGATTGCAGTAGGTCGCGTGCAGGCCTTGCTCACGACCGAGCGCCGTGGCAGCAATGGCTTCGGCTTTGACCCGGTACTGCTGATCCCCGAGCTGGGCTTGACCTTTGCCGAGATGGAGCCCGAGCTCAAGCATGCGCACAGCCATCGTGGACTGTCTTCTCGGAAGATGATTGCGATGGTGAAAGAGAGATGGTTATAA
- a CDS encoding I78 family peptidase inhibitor, translating to MVWGMKHRTPTLHISTRPLLGMAAASMALLMAGCASNGMVAGGTAAPAARQLQVCHAEPVQIYIGHNTVASTLETIRQKSGSYLLRVLREGQPTTMEYNQERLNVITNDAGKITALRCG from the coding sequence ATGGTGTGGGGCATGAAGCATCGAACACCCACTCTGCATATCTCCACCCGCCCTTTGCTGGGTATGGCTGCTGCCAGCATGGCTCTGCTGATGGCTGGCTGCGCCAGCAACGGCATGGTCGCAGGCGGCACGGCCGCCCCGGCTGCGCGTCAGCTGCAGGTATGCCACGCGGAACCGGTACAGATCTATATCGGCCACAACACGGTGGCATCGACGCTGGAAACCATCCGCCAGAAATCCGGCTCCTACCTGCTGCGCGTGCTGCGCGAGGGGCAGCCCACAACCATGGAATACAACCAGGAGCGCCTGAACGTCATCACCAATGACGCAGGCAAGATCACGGCGCTGCGCTGCGGCTGA
- a CDS encoding serine/threonine protein kinase, whose product MSTKTKPAPLPSGSTIGGYRVVRRISSGGFGIVYLALDADGQQVAIKEYLPASLATRAPAELQPMVAPEKLSLYRLGLKSFFEEGRSLAQISHASVVSVLNFFRENETVYMVMNYLEGATLQEFIVTARELKADKVFRESTIRSLFDEVLRGLRIVHQHKMLHLDIKPANIFITNDDKAVLIDFGAAREVLSKEGNFIRPMYTPGFAAPEMYRRDSQLGPWTDIYAIGACIYACMQGIPPNEAPQRQDKDRLALALNKLRGVYSDNLIEVVEWCMAMDPLSRPQSVFALQKELSREGERRYTKLSMQERMRMQFDNMVHDARKNLQKLGGSERGAVTDSNRKP is encoded by the coding sequence ATGTCTACAAAAACCAAGCCAGCGCCCCTACCGTCGGGCAGCACAATAGGTGGATACCGGGTGGTGCGCAGGATTTCCTCGGGGGGGTTCGGGATTGTCTACCTGGCTCTGGACGCCGATGGCCAGCAGGTTGCGATCAAGGAGTACCTGCCGGCTTCGCTTGCCACTCGGGCGCCTGCCGAACTGCAGCCCATGGTGGCGCCAGAAAAACTGTCCCTGTATCGCCTCGGGCTCAAGAGCTTTTTCGAGGAAGGGCGCTCGCTGGCGCAGATTTCCCACGCCTCCGTGGTGAGCGTGCTGAACTTCTTTCGCGAAAACGAAACCGTCTACATGGTGATGAACTACCTGGAAGGGGCGACCCTGCAGGAGTTCATCGTTACGGCGCGCGAGCTCAAGGCCGACAAGGTGTTCAGGGAGTCGACCATCCGCTCTCTGTTTGACGAGGTGCTGCGCGGCCTGCGCATCGTGCATCAGCACAAGATGCTGCATCTGGACATCAAGCCCGCCAATATCTTCATCACCAATGACGACAAGGCCGTGCTGATCGATTTCGGCGCGGCGCGTGAAGTGCTGTCCAAGGAGGGCAACTTCATTCGTCCCATGTACACGCCGGGCTTTGCTGCCCCTGAGATGTACCGGCGCGATTCCCAGCTGGGTCCCTGGACCGATATCTATGCCATTGGCGCCTGCATCTATGCCTGCATGCAGGGCATACCGCCCAATGAAGCTCCGCAGCGTCAGGACAAGGACCGACTGGCCCTTGCCTTGAACAAGCTGCGCGGCGTGTATTCGGACAATCTGATCGAGGTGGTGGAGTGGTGCATGGCCATGGATCCGCTCTCGCGGCCGCAGTCGGTGTTTGCGCTGCAAAAAGAGCTGAGCCGCGAAGGCGAGCGTCGCTATACCAAGCTCAGCATGCAGGAGCGCATGCGCATGCAGTTTGACAACATGGTGCATGACGCCAGGAAGAATCTTCAGAAACTCGGCGGCTCCGAACGTGGAGCGGTGACCGACAGCAATCGCAAACCATGA
- the hemW gene encoding radical SAM family heme chaperone HemW has product MIPIQPQTETAEAAVQRDIQHYMRPGTLQLGSLPPLSLYVHLPWCLKKCPYCDFNSHAWAKGGALPEDRYIDALMADLESALPLIWGRTVHSVFMGGGTPSLFSPESIDKLIAGLRARLRMEPDCEITMEANPGTFEKDRFKAFRAAGVNRLSIGVQSFDDRYLQAVGRVHDAAQAQAAVREAADNFETFNIDLMYALPGQSLLDLQRDVDTALSFAPPHLSIYHLTIEPNTYFAKYPPLVPEDDTAYEMLDLITASTRRAGMQRYEVSAYAKDGHQCFHNSNYWQFGDYLGIGAGAHSKLSFAHRIVRQVRFRDPARYMDMALAGTPLAQDNEVKRADLPFEYMLNALRLRGGFALQEFMERTGLPMSAIAKGLDQAQAKGLISRDLGRVVPTERGFDFLSDLQEMFL; this is encoded by the coding sequence ATGATCCCCATTCAGCCTCAAACAGAGACTGCCGAAGCTGCGGTGCAGCGCGACATTCAGCACTACATGCGTCCCGGCACGCTGCAGCTGGGAAGTTTGCCGCCGCTGTCGCTGTATGTGCACCTGCCATGGTGTCTCAAGAAATGCCCGTATTGCGACTTCAACTCGCATGCCTGGGCCAAGGGGGGGGCGCTGCCCGAGGATCGCTATATCGATGCGCTGATGGCCGATCTGGAGAGCGCACTGCCGCTGATCTGGGGACGTACGGTGCACAGCGTCTTCATGGGCGGGGGCACGCCCAGCCTGTTTTCGCCCGAGTCCATAGACAAGCTGATTGCCGGTTTGCGCGCGCGCCTGCGCATGGAGCCCGATTGCGAAATCACCATGGAAGCCAACCCCGGCACCTTCGAGAAGGACCGTTTCAAGGCCTTCCGTGCGGCCGGTGTGAACCGCCTGTCAATCGGGGTGCAGAGCTTTGACGACCGCTATCTGCAGGCTGTGGGCCGTGTGCACGACGCGGCGCAGGCCCAGGCTGCGGTGCGCGAGGCGGCGGACAATTTCGAGACCTTCAATATCGATCTCATGTATGCGCTGCCCGGCCAGAGCCTGCTCGATCTGCAGCGCGATGTGGACACGGCACTGTCGTTTGCGCCGCCACATCTGTCGATTTATCACCTTACCATCGAGCCAAACACCTATTTCGCCAAATACCCGCCCCTGGTGCCCGAGGACGATACGGCCTATGAGATGCTGGACCTTATCACGGCCAGCACCCGGAGAGCCGGCATGCAGCGCTATGAAGTCTCGGCCTATGCCAAGGATGGCCACCAGTGTTTTCACAACAGCAACTACTGGCAGTTCGGCGACTATCTGGGCATTGGCGCCGGAGCGCACAGCAAGCTGAGTTTTGCCCACCGAATCGTGCGCCAGGTGCGTTTTCGCGATCCGGCCCGCTATATGGACATGGCGCTGGCCGGCACGCCGCTGGCACAGGACAACGAGGTCAAGCGTGCCGATCTGCCGTTCGAATACATGCTCAACGCGCTGCGCCTGCGCGGCGGCTTTGCCTTGCAGGAGTTCATGGAGCGCACGGGTCTGCCCATGTCGGCCATCGCCAAGGGGCTCGATCAGGCCCAGGCCAAGGGCCTGATCAGCCGCGATCTGGGCCGGGTGGTTCCTACCGAACGCGGCTTTGACTTTCTGAGCGACCTGCAGGAAATGTTCCTGTAA
- a CDS encoding PP2C family protein-serine/threonine phosphatase: MKFSVFQLSRRGGRALNEDRMGYCYTREAALFVLADGMGGHPDGEVAAQIALQVVSTLFQQKAKPMLEEPVLFLEEALLQAHRQILRYASTKGMMDTPRTTLVAAVLQDGKVTWIHCGDSRLYWVRDGQLVERTRDHSYSEMRKVSGALAPASRNVLFTCLGSPSKPIFDVSETRRLEEGDQLMLCSDGLWGAVPTPEILQIMNGKAVAHFVPMLVDTALKRAGDGSDNVTVLALVWETPNNFEPSSISTQEIEDQGFESTIQVGPINECEDELDDEAIERSIAEINEAIRRSAQRQRAKT, from the coding sequence ATGAAATTTTCCGTCTTCCAGCTCAGCCGCCGCGGAGGCCGTGCCCTCAATGAAGACCGCATGGGCTACTGCTATACGCGAGAGGCGGCATTGTTCGTGCTGGCGGACGGCATGGGCGGGCATCCGGATGGCGAAGTGGCCGCCCAGATAGCATTGCAGGTGGTTTCCACGCTTTTTCAGCAAAAGGCCAAGCCCATGCTGGAAGAGCCTGTCCTGTTTCTGGAAGAGGCGCTGCTGCAGGCCCATCGCCAGATCCTGCGCTATGCCAGTACCAAGGGCATGATGGACACGCCGCGCACCACGCTGGTTGCGGCCGTGCTGCAGGACGGCAAGGTGACCTGGATACACTGCGGCGACTCGCGCCTGTACTGGGTGCGCGACGGGCAGCTCGTGGAGCGAACACGTGATCATTCCTATAGCGAGATGCGCAAGGTCTCCGGTGCGCTGGCGCCGGCCAGCCGCAATGTGCTGTTCACCTGCCTGGGCTCGCCTTCCAAGCCCATCTTCGATGTGAGCGAGACAAGGCGGCTTGAGGAGGGCGATCAGCTGATGCTGTGCTCCGATGGCCTCTGGGGGGCGGTGCCGACGCCGGAAATTCTCCAGATCATGAATGGCAAGGCAGTGGCCCATTTCGTGCCCATGCTGGTCGATACGGCACTCAAGCGAGCCGGAGACGGCAGCGACAATGTCACCGTGCTGGCACTGGTATGGGAAACACCGAATAATTTCGAACCGTCTTCCATCTCCACACAGGAGATCGAGGATCAGGGCTTCGAGTCCACGATACAGGTGGGGCCGATCAATGAATGCGAGGATGAACTCGACGACGAGGCCATCGAGCGATCGATTGCCGAAATCAACGAGGCCATACGCCGTTCGGCGCAGCGCCAGAGAGCCAAGACCTGA